The sequence TATTCTTTTTTCTCATCACTGAGCTAGCTATTAGCCCACCAATTATTGCAGATATTATGCCGAAAAATTTCCCTGCACTAGCTATTTCAAATTCGTTATAACCAATATGTATCAGAAAAGGATTAATCATCATACCAATAAAATTATCTGGTAATCTATATAAAATAAGGAAGATTATTATTAAAAAGATTAAATAAAAAGATACTACAGGTCTCAAGATATTTTGTATAAAGTTTGAACTATTTACCTTATAATCCTGATAAGTTTGGGAAATTAAGTCATGCTTTAATCGTAAGATACTCACAACTAAAATAGCAGAGCAAACAAGTACAGAAATGGCAAAGATTTTATATACATTATTCCATCCCAAGTAGCTTGATAGATAAATAGCACCGGAACCTGATATTAGCATACCGATACGATAGCCAAAAATATAAATTCCAGAAGCTGCCCCTTGAGATTCTTTGGCAATAATTTCAGTTCTAAATGCTCCTAAGACAGTATCTTTAGCTGAACTTAAAAATGATATTATCAATCCTACCAGTGCAAACAATATTAGACTATGATTAGGATCCATGGTGCTTAAAAGAAAAATAGCCAATGCCAACAAAATTTGAATCAGACAAATCCAAGATAATCTATGACCAAGTAGCTTACTTAACCAACCTAACTTTACAGTATCAAAAATAGGAGCCCATAAAAAATTGATAGAATAAGGTATTACGATAACAGCAAACATTCCAATAGATTGTAAATCAATATTTTCTTTAGCAAGCCAATAGTTTAAGGT comes from Candidatus Tisiphia endosymbiont of Sialis lutaria and encodes:
- a CDS encoding AmpG family muropeptide MFS transporter, translated to MLTPSKLFIIWLFGLTSGFTLMITGNTLNYWLAKENIDLQSIGMFAVIVIPYSINFLWAPIFDTVKLGWLSKLLGHRLSWICLIQILLALAIFLLSTMDPNHSLILFALVGLIISFLSSAKDTVLGAFRTEIIAKESQGAASGIYIFGYRIGMLISGSGAIYLSSYLGWNNVYKIFAISVLVCSAILVVSILRLKHDLISQTYQDYKVNSSNFIQNILRPVVSFYLIFLIIIFLILYRLPDNFIGMMINPFLIHIGYNEFEIASAGKFFGIISAIIGGLIASSVMRKKNILDSLLIFGVIHAIAHTLFILQEIYGKNLPLFFITTGFESITGGMTMTAYIAFIASICQGKFRATQYSFFTSMMGFSRSIFPALSGYIVVQFGWQNFFTFIIITTIPSLLLLLKISSLLKVKMK